From Acidipropionibacterium acidipropionici, one genomic window encodes:
- a CDS encoding RluA family pseudouridine synthase, whose amino-acid sequence MSVLLVPDGLDGSRVDAAAARMTGVSRSRISDLVGQGKVLLQGEPVRRSSTRVTRGQMLEVDLSDPAPKASVTPRLVEGMGIVHDDADIVVVDKPAGVAAHPSLGWDGPSVVEHLAAAGFSISTSGAAERRGIVQRLDVGTSGLMVVAKSERAYTLLKRAFRERTVDKIYLALVQGHPDPFDGTVDAPIGRHPGHDWKMAVVEGGRHSVTHYETVEAFRSTTLLRIHLETGRTHQIRVHMSAVRHPCCGDPLYGCDPVMARELGLDRQWLHARQLSFDHPATGERVTFLSPLPADLRHALDVASAPDRIDDAELL is encoded by the coding sequence ATGAGCGTCCTGCTGGTCCCTGACGGCCTGGACGGATCCAGGGTGGACGCCGCGGCGGCGCGGATGACCGGCGTGTCGCGGTCCCGGATCTCCGATCTCGTCGGCCAGGGGAAGGTTCTCCTCCAGGGCGAGCCGGTCCGCCGATCCTCGACCCGGGTGACCCGGGGGCAGATGCTGGAGGTCGACCTGTCCGACCCCGCCCCGAAGGCCTCGGTCACCCCTCGGCTCGTCGAGGGGATGGGCATCGTCCACGATGACGCCGACATCGTCGTCGTCGACAAGCCCGCCGGTGTGGCCGCCCACCCGTCGCTGGGATGGGACGGTCCCAGCGTCGTCGAGCACCTGGCCGCCGCCGGATTCTCCATCTCGACGAGCGGCGCCGCCGAGCGTCGCGGCATCGTCCAGAGGCTGGACGTCGGCACCTCGGGACTCATGGTGGTCGCCAAGAGCGAACGGGCCTACACCCTTCTCAAGCGGGCCTTCCGCGAACGCACCGTCGACAAGATCTACCTGGCCCTGGTGCAGGGCCACCCCGACCCCTTCGACGGGACGGTCGACGCCCCGATCGGCCGGCATCCCGGACACGACTGGAAGATGGCCGTCGTCGAGGGCGGCCGCCACTCGGTGACCCACTACGAGACCGTGGAGGCGTTCCGCTCCACCACCCTGCTGCGGATCCATCTGGAGACCGGGCGCACCCACCAGATCCGGGTCCACATGTCGGCGGTGCGCCACCCCTGTTGCGGCGATCCGTTGTACGGCTGCGACCCTGTGATGGCCCGGGAACTCGGTCTGGACCGGCAGTGGCTGCACGCCCGGCAGTTGTCCTTCGACCACCCGGCCACCGGCGAACGGGTCACCTTCCTCAGCCCCCTGCCCGCGGATCTTCGCCATGCCCTGGACGTCGCCTCGGCCCCCGACCGGATCGACGACGCCGAGCTGCTCTGA
- the pyk gene encoding pyruvate kinase, with protein MRRAKIVNTLGPAVESHDGIKELIEAGMNVARLNMSHGDYPEHQKRLDLVRSVSAELGINVAALADLQGPKIRTGVFAKAEGESNGKIVLKKGDKFTITTDDIIGNQERVSTTFKGLPGDCHAGDTILIDDGNIQLEVESVTDTDVNCICTVPGPVSDHKGINLPGVPVSLPAMTEKDEENLRWALGVGIDLVALSFVRHGDDIERVHQIMDEEGRRVPVIAKLEKPQAIENLDSIIDNFDAVMVARGDMAVECPLEEVPLIQKTIIEKARLQAKPVIVATQMLESMIHNPRPTRAEAADVANAILDGADGVMTSAETSVGAYPGETVRTMAKIVESTEAHGLDKIAPIAWDPHTTGGIISKAATEVAERAEAKYLVSFTKSGDTARRLSRLRPSTPMLVFTPDETTTKTLAWTWGAQAIVTPVFQNSEELYGWVNSYLRDNNLVAVGERVVVVSGSPMDVPGKTNDLRVLRIKEG; from the coding sequence GTGCGTAGAGCGAAGATTGTGAATACACTCGGGCCCGCAGTTGAGAGCCACGACGGAATCAAGGAACTGATCGAGGCCGGCATGAATGTCGCCCGCCTCAACATGAGCCATGGCGACTACCCGGAGCACCAGAAGCGCCTCGACCTGGTGCGTTCGGTGAGCGCCGAACTCGGAATCAATGTGGCCGCCCTGGCCGACCTTCAGGGGCCGAAGATCCGTACCGGGGTCTTCGCCAAGGCCGAGGGCGAGTCCAACGGCAAGATCGTCCTCAAGAAGGGCGACAAGTTCACCATCACCACCGATGACATCATCGGCAATCAGGAGCGCGTCTCCACCACCTTCAAGGGCCTACCCGGCGACTGTCACGCCGGAGACACCATTCTCATCGACGACGGCAACATCCAGCTCGAGGTCGAGTCGGTCACCGACACCGACGTGAACTGCATCTGCACCGTCCCCGGCCCCGTGTCCGACCACAAGGGCATCAATCTCCCCGGCGTCCCCGTCTCCCTCCCGGCCATGACCGAGAAGGACGAGGAGAACCTGCGCTGGGCCCTGGGCGTCGGCATCGACCTCGTCGCCCTGTCCTTCGTGCGTCACGGCGACGACATCGAGCGCGTCCACCAGATCATGGATGAGGAGGGCCGTCGCGTCCCCGTCATCGCCAAGCTCGAGAAGCCGCAGGCCATCGAGAACCTCGACTCCATCATCGACAACTTCGACGCCGTGATGGTCGCCCGTGGCGACATGGCGGTCGAGTGCCCGCTGGAGGAGGTCCCCCTCATCCAGAAGACCATCATCGAGAAGGCCCGCCTGCAGGCCAAGCCGGTCATCGTGGCGACCCAGATGCTCGAGTCGATGATCCACAACCCGCGCCCCACCCGCGCCGAGGCCGCCGACGTGGCCAACGCCATCCTGGACGGCGCCGACGGCGTGATGACCTCTGCCGAGACCTCGGTCGGCGCCTACCCCGGCGAGACCGTGCGCACCATGGCCAAGATCGTCGAGTCCACCGAGGCCCACGGCCTCGACAAGATCGCCCCGATCGCGTGGGACCCCCACACCACCGGCGGCATCATCTCCAAGGCCGCCACCGAGGTGGCCGAGCGCGCCGAGGCCAAGTACCTGGTGTCCTTCACCAAGTCGGGCGACACCGCCCGCCGCCTGTCGCGGCTGCGTCCCTCGACCCCGATGCTCGTCTTCACCCCCGACGAGACGACCACCAAGACGCTGGCCTGGACCTGGGGCGCCCAGGCCATCGTGACCCCCGTGTTCCAGAACTCCGAGGAGCTCTACGGGTGGGTCAACAGCTACCTGCGCGACAACAACCTGGTCGCTGTCGGCGAGCGCGTCGTGGTGGTCTCCGGATCCCCGATGGATGTGCCCGGCAAGACCAACGATCTCCGGGTGCTGCGCATCAAGGAGGGCTGA
- a CDS encoding ANTAR domain-containing response regulator: MSASEMQGSTAVGNTVNSDRSATGNGSAGESGDRPRVVVAEDEALIRLDLVELLEEQGYEVVGQAGDGEEAVALATELEPDLVVMDVKMPKMDGITAADKIAEDRICAVVMLTAFSQRDLIERAREAGAMAYVVKPFDASDVVPAIEIAMARFAEIRAVEDEVSDLEERLESRKVVDQAKGILQTSLGLTEPEAFRWIQKTAMDLRKSMREVAQGVIAHDGGRDRSKR, translated from the coding sequence TTGTCAGCGTCAGAGATGCAAGGAAGCACCGCCGTGGGTAACACAGTGAATTCCGACCGATCTGCAACCGGGAATGGCTCGGCAGGTGAATCAGGTGACCGCCCCAGGGTGGTCGTCGCTGAGGATGAGGCGCTGATCCGTCTCGACCTGGTGGAGCTGCTCGAGGAGCAGGGCTATGAGGTCGTCGGGCAGGCCGGGGACGGCGAGGAGGCCGTTGCGCTGGCCACCGAGCTCGAGCCGGACCTGGTCGTCATGGACGTCAAGATGCCCAAGATGGACGGCATCACGGCGGCCGACAAGATCGCTGAGGACCGCATCTGCGCGGTCGTCATGCTCACCGCGTTCAGCCAGCGCGATCTCATCGAGCGGGCCCGCGAGGCCGGGGCGATGGCCTATGTGGTCAAGCCCTTCGACGCCTCCGACGTCGTGCCGGCGATCGAGATCGCGATGGCCAGGTTCGCCGAGATCCGGGCCGTCGAGGACGAGGTGAGCGATCTCGAGGAGAGGCTCGAGTCCCGCAAGGTCGTCGACCAGGCGAAGGGGATCCTCCAGACCTCCCTCGGCCTGACCGAGCCCGAGGCCTTCCGGTGGATCCAGAAGACCGCGATGGATCTGCGGAAGTCGATGCGCGAGGTCGCTCAGGGCGTCATCGCCCACGACGGGGGCCGGGACCGCTCGAAGCGCTGA
- a CDS encoding cell division protein SepF gives MAGFGRKIASYVGLVDDRRYDEDLSDEELTTEVYSDDGYEPSTVTPLPDRRGKSREPQTREKDETAGRPTKAVAPHEPVQEEPEPSIADVNRILTVHPRNFNEARVIGEHIRDGVPVIMNLTEMEERDAKRLVDFAAGLIFGVRGSIDKVTSRVFLLCPHNVNVTPEDKARIAGEGFFNQS, from the coding sequence ATGGCTGGTTTCGGTAGGAAGATCGCTTCGTACGTCGGTCTGGTCGACGACCGCCGCTACGACGAGGATCTGTCCGACGAGGAACTCACCACCGAGGTGTACTCCGATGACGGCTACGAGCCGTCGACAGTCACGCCCCTGCCCGATCGGCGCGGCAAGTCCCGCGAGCCCCAGACCAGGGAGAAGGACGAGACGGCCGGACGCCCGACGAAGGCCGTGGCTCCCCACGAGCCCGTCCAGGAGGAGCCCGAGCCGAGCATCGCCGACGTCAACCGGATCCTCACGGTGCACCCCCGCAATTTCAACGAGGCCCGCGTCATCGGGGAGCACATCCGCGACGGTGTGCCGGTCATCATGAATCTGACCGAGATGGAGGAGCGCGACGCCAAGCGCCTCGTGGACTTCGCCGCCGGGCTCATCTTCGGTGTGCGTGGCAGTATCGACAAGGTGACCAGCAGGGTTTTCCTGCTGTGCCCCCACAACGTCAATGTCACCCCCGAGGACAAGGCCAGAATCGCCGGTGAGGGGTTCTTCAACCAGTCCTGA
- a CDS encoding DivIVA domain-containing protein, producing MTLTLDEVRRIRFPMARRPGEGYRAGEVDDFVDKVDATFAAIVDENDRLKAQLDALKNADGAAGGQPDPKLSEENAHLKAQLEELRAHQQEAGSAELERSRSAAAEAENKARSAQQEAANLRRQLEEARRSAAQQTTVQGAGSAEASRLRTENERLNSQLKQARNEADAARRAAAAAPTKIASTEGAPERIQVSTSAEAAPAVVRMVELAIADAERVVHEAQEEADRKMADAEKKAHEHIVDAQTRAERIESAARVTSERVTSEAQATAEKVTTDAQARRNDLFSQLESERDDLTAKVDQLRAFESNYRDSIISHLRTQAENIEKGIFEPTATAELVRPENRVSPGSSATPRLDALITGRNQQN from the coding sequence ATGACGCTGACCCTCGACGAGGTGCGCAGGATTCGTTTCCCGATGGCACGACGCCCAGGCGAGGGGTACCGTGCGGGCGAGGTGGACGACTTCGTGGACAAGGTCGACGCCACCTTTGCCGCGATCGTCGACGAGAACGATCGCCTCAAGGCACAGCTCGACGCCCTCAAGAATGCCGACGGAGCTGCCGGTGGGCAGCCCGATCCGAAGCTGAGCGAGGAGAACGCTCACCTCAAGGCCCAGCTCGAGGAGCTGCGGGCCCACCAGCAGGAGGCCGGAAGCGCCGAGCTCGAGCGTTCGCGCAGTGCCGCCGCGGAGGCCGAGAACAAGGCGCGCAGCGCCCAGCAGGAGGCCGCCAACCTGCGCAGGCAGCTCGAGGAGGCGCGCCGCAGTGCCGCCCAGCAGACCACGGTGCAGGGCGCCGGAAGCGCTGAGGCGAGCAGGCTGCGCACCGAGAACGAGCGCCTCAACTCCCAGCTGAAGCAGGCTCGCAACGAGGCCGACGCCGCCCGTCGCGCCGCTGCCGCCGCCCCGACGAAGATCGCCTCCACCGAGGGCGCCCCCGAGCGCATCCAGGTGTCCACCAGCGCCGAGGCCGCCCCGGCGGTCGTCCGGATGGTGGAGCTGGCGATCGCCGACGCCGAGCGCGTCGTGCACGAGGCTCAGGAGGAGGCCGATCGCAAGATGGCCGACGCCGAGAAGAAGGCCCACGAGCACATCGTCGACGCCCAGACCCGCGCTGAGCGGATCGAGTCGGCCGCCAGGGTCACCTCCGAACGGGTCACCTCCGAGGCGCAGGCCACTGCGGAGAAGGTCACCACCGACGCCCAGGCCCGCCGCAACGACCTGTTCAGCCAGCTGGAGTCGGAGCGCGACGACCTCACCGCCAAGGTCGATCAGCTGAGGGCCTTCGAGTCCAACTACCGCGACAGCATCATCTCCCACCTGCGTACCCAGGCCGAGAACATCGAGAAGGGGATCTTCGAGCCGACGGCCACCGCCGAGCTCGTCCGTCCCGAGAACCGGGTCTCTCCGGGAAGCTCGGCGACCCCCCGCCTCGACGCCCTCATCACCGGACGCAACCAGCAGAACTGA
- a CDS encoding signal peptidase II — MATDGSVLSGARLRTWRWAAVATAVLGLALDQITKALAVTRLDPADPPGYLGGLLHLQLLRNSGAAFSMGSGATVVISLFAAAALVVVAVVVLPRARHRWSLVACGMLLAGVSGNLTDRLLRAPGVLRGHVVDFFALPHFAVFNVADIFITATAVLVIAMSFFGGDSASGKRPQGSGGADDGREGSR; from the coding sequence GTGGCGACCGACGGGTCCGTGCTGAGCGGTGCGCGGCTGCGGACCTGGCGCTGGGCCGCCGTCGCTACGGCGGTCCTGGGCCTGGCACTCGACCAGATCACCAAGGCACTGGCGGTGACCCGTCTGGACCCGGCGGATCCGCCCGGATACCTGGGTGGACTGCTGCACCTTCAGCTGCTCAGGAACTCCGGGGCCGCCTTCTCGATGGGCTCGGGGGCCACCGTGGTCATCAGCCTGTTCGCGGCCGCCGCGCTGGTGGTGGTGGCCGTCGTGGTGCTGCCACGGGCCAGGCACCGGTGGTCACTGGTCGCCTGCGGGATGCTCCTGGCCGGCGTCAGCGGCAACCTCACCGACCGCCTCCTGCGTGCCCCCGGGGTGCTGCGGGGACATGTGGTGGACTTCTTCGCACTGCCGCACTTCGCGGTCTTCAACGTCGCCGACATCTTCATCACCGCCACCGCGGTGCTCGTCATCGCGATGAGCTTCTTCGGAGGCGACTCGGCCTCCGGGAAGCGGCCACAGGGATCCGGCGGGGCTGACGACGGCCGGGAGGGGTCGCGATGA
- a CDS encoding YggT family protein: MALAGIIIFYAIQIYMALLVVRMILSWIPLLFRGFEPHGVVAVLFEVIYTLTDPPVKFFDRILPPVNLGGIGFSLGFILLFVVLYAAQRLTVWVFF, from the coding sequence GTGGCGCTGGCCGGCATCATCATCTTTTACGCGATTCAGATCTACATGGCCCTGCTGGTCGTGAGGATGATCCTGTCGTGGATACCCCTGCTGTTCCGAGGTTTCGAGCCCCATGGGGTGGTGGCCGTGCTCTTCGAGGTGATCTACACGCTCACCGATCCGCCGGTGAAGTTCTTCGACCGGATTCTGCCGCCCGTGAACCTGGGCGGGATCGGATTCAGCCTGGGATTCATCCTCCTCTTCGTCGTCCTCTATGCCGCCCAGCGGCTCACCGTCTGGGTCTTCTTCTAG
- a CDS encoding PaaI family thioesterase, giving the protein MGYATSDGVVLPEWLQGLVSPLDDKLGVEIHELTATSCVITAPLRGNTQPTGLWHGGASGVLVETAGSLAAMCHARQMGMGAVGTELNVSHLRAPHGDRMIAIATAVHLGRHTTTHSVEIRDDHHRLCAMGRVSCQVVSLDHADQR; this is encoded by the coding sequence ATGGGTTACGCAACTTCAGACGGCGTGGTTCTTCCGGAATGGCTTCAGGGCCTGGTCAGCCCCCTGGATGACAAATTGGGGGTGGAGATCCACGAGCTGACGGCCACCAGCTGTGTGATCACGGCTCCGCTGCGGGGCAACACCCAGCCGACGGGTCTGTGGCACGGCGGCGCGTCGGGAGTACTGGTGGAGACCGCAGGATCGCTGGCGGCGATGTGCCACGCGCGCCAGATGGGCATGGGCGCGGTGGGCACCGAGCTGAACGTGTCCCATCTGAGGGCGCCGCACGGCGACCGAATGATCGCGATCGCGACGGCAGTCCATCTGGGGCGGCACACGACCACCCACTCGGTGGAGATCCGCGACGATCACCACCGCCTCTGCGCGATGGGCCGGGTCAGCTGTCAGGTGGTCTCCCTTGACCACGCCGACCAGCGCTGA
- the polA gene encoding DNA polymerase I, with protein MSDSRPTLLILDGHSMAFRAFFALPVENFTTSTGQHTNAVYGFVSMLVNLIRDEQPSHVAVAFDLAGGTFRTEQYSDYKGGRAAIPPEFPGQIDLIKEVLDALNIAHLEKPDYEADDILATMATRATRQGMRTLVVSGDRDAIQLVDADVTLLYPRKGVSDLLRLTPDAVEEKYLVRPDRYPELAALVGESADNLPGVPGVGPKTAAKWLAAHDGLENLIRQADSVKGKAGQSFRDHLDDVKRNRRLNALVRDLDLDATVDDLEQRPWHREGTRTLFEALEFRGLWDRVQALEAADEEPVEATTIQVDGHTLVEGELEAWLQEHGRSRLGIDVTGTWTAGTGEATGVALGAEDGSALWFDPAELAAADDGSLAGWLADSDADKAMHSAKGPIEALAARGWEISGLTCDTELAAYLLRPDRRSYPLDELVGLHLDAELTAPSDESDQAMLDFDEDGSAGAAESMARAVAIARLATVMEAELKTHGELELLHRLEVPVQTSLVAMERAGIAIDVDVLDGLRSEFDTRVTDAQDRAWEVIGHEVNLGSPKQLQKVLFEELDMPKTRRTKSGYTTDADALSGLFEKTQHPFLAHLLEHRDAIRLRQTVDGLLKSVSDDGRIHTTYQQTVAATGRLSSTDPNLQNIPMRTDEGRRIREGFVVGKGYEALMSADYSQIEMRIMAHVSGDGSLIEAFRSGLDVHTVTASHVFGVDPAAVSVAQRSKIKAMNYGLAYGLSAFGLSQQLKVPVPEARALMDDYFDRFGKVRDYLTGVVAKARKDGFTSTLMGRRRYLPDLNSSNRQRREMAERAALNAPIQGSAADLIKAAMLATDAGLSAKGLSSRVLLQVHDELILELATGEEAAVREVVTEAMGHAMDLSVPLTVSIGVGRSWFAAAH; from the coding sequence ATGAGCGATTCCCGGCCGACCCTGTTGATTCTCGACGGTCACTCGATGGCCTTCCGGGCGTTCTTCGCCCTGCCCGTGGAGAACTTCACCACCAGCACCGGCCAGCACACCAACGCCGTCTACGGATTCGTCTCGATGCTGGTCAACCTGATCCGCGATGAGCAGCCCAGCCACGTCGCGGTCGCCTTCGACCTGGCCGGCGGCACCTTCCGCACCGAGCAGTACTCCGACTACAAGGGGGGCCGGGCGGCGATCCCGCCGGAGTTCCCGGGCCAGATCGACCTCATCAAGGAGGTGCTGGACGCCCTCAACATCGCCCACCTCGAGAAGCCCGACTACGAGGCGGACGACATCCTCGCCACCATGGCGACCCGCGCCACCCGCCAGGGAATGCGCACCCTCGTCGTCTCCGGGGACCGGGACGCGATACAGCTGGTCGACGCCGACGTCACCCTGCTCTATCCCCGCAAGGGGGTCTCCGACCTGCTGCGTCTGACCCCCGACGCGGTGGAGGAGAAGTACCTGGTGCGCCCCGACCGCTATCCGGAACTCGCGGCCCTGGTGGGGGAGAGCGCGGACAACCTGCCCGGGGTGCCCGGCGTCGGTCCGAAGACGGCGGCCAAGTGGCTGGCCGCCCACGACGGGCTGGAGAATCTCATCCGCCAGGCCGACTCGGTCAAGGGGAAGGCGGGGCAGTCCTTCCGCGACCACCTCGACGACGTGAAACGCAACCGCCGGCTCAACGCCCTGGTGCGAGACCTCGACCTCGACGCCACCGTCGACGACCTGGAACAGCGACCGTGGCACCGGGAGGGCACCAGGACCCTCTTCGAGGCCCTGGAGTTCCGTGGTCTGTGGGATCGTGTCCAGGCCCTGGAGGCCGCCGACGAGGAGCCCGTTGAGGCGACGACCATCCAGGTTGACGGCCACACCCTCGTCGAGGGCGAACTGGAGGCCTGGCTGCAGGAGCACGGCCGATCCCGACTCGGCATCGACGTCACCGGGACCTGGACCGCCGGCACCGGAGAGGCGACCGGCGTCGCGCTGGGCGCCGAGGACGGCTCCGCCCTCTGGTTCGACCCGGCCGAGCTGGCCGCCGCCGACGACGGATCGCTGGCCGGCTGGCTCGCAGATTCCGACGCCGACAAGGCCATGCACTCGGCAAAAGGCCCGATCGAGGCGCTCGCCGCCCGCGGCTGGGAGATCTCAGGGCTGACCTGCGACACGGAACTGGCCGCCTACCTGCTGCGTCCCGACCGCCGGTCCTACCCTCTCGACGAGCTGGTCGGTCTGCATCTCGATGCGGAGCTGACAGCGCCTTCCGACGAGTCCGACCAGGCGATGCTCGACTTCGACGAGGACGGCTCGGCCGGTGCGGCCGAGTCCATGGCGCGCGCCGTGGCGATCGCCAGGCTGGCCACGGTCATGGAGGCCGAGCTCAAGACGCACGGCGAACTCGAGCTGCTCCACCGCCTGGAGGTGCCCGTCCAGACCTCCCTGGTGGCCATGGAGAGAGCCGGGATCGCCATCGACGTCGACGTGCTCGACGGGCTGCGCTCCGAGTTCGACACCAGAGTCACCGACGCCCAGGACAGGGCCTGGGAGGTGATCGGCCATGAGGTGAATCTCGGATCCCCCAAGCAGCTCCAGAAGGTGCTCTTCGAGGAGCTCGACATGCCGAAGACCCGGCGCACGAAATCCGGCTACACCACTGACGCCGACGCCCTGTCCGGCCTGTTCGAGAAGACCCAGCACCCCTTCCTGGCCCACCTGCTGGAGCACCGTGACGCCATCCGGCTGCGCCAGACCGTCGACGGCCTGCTCAAGAGCGTCTCCGACGACGGCCGCATCCACACGACCTACCAGCAGACGGTGGCGGCGACCGGTCGGCTCTCCAGCACCGACCCGAACCTGCAGAACATCCCGATGCGCACCGACGAGGGCCGTCGGATCCGCGAGGGATTCGTCGTCGGAAAGGGATACGAGGCGCTCATGAGCGCCGACTACTCGCAGATCGAGATGCGGATCATGGCCCACGTCTCGGGCGACGGGTCTCTCATCGAGGCCTTCCGCTCCGGTCTGGACGTGCACACGGTCACTGCCTCGCACGTCTTCGGGGTCGATCCGGCCGCCGTCAGCGTGGCCCAGCGGTCGAAGATCAAGGCCATGAACTACGGGCTGGCCTACGGACTGAGCGCCTTCGGACTGTCCCAGCAGCTCAAGGTCCCGGTGCCCGAGGCCCGGGCCCTGATGGACGACTACTTCGACCGCTTCGGCAAGGTGCGCGACTACCTCACCGGGGTCGTTGCCAAGGCCCGCAAGGACGGGTTCACCTCCACCCTGATGGGTCGGCGCCGCTACCTGCCCGACCTCAACTCCTCAAACCGCCAGCGCCGGGAGATGGCCGAGCGCGCCGCCCTCAATGCGCCCATCCAGGGGTCGGCCGCCGACCTCATCAAGGCCGCGATGCTGGCCACCGACGCCGGTCTGTCGGCCAAGGGCCTGTCCTCGCGGGTGCTCCTCCAGGTGCACGACGAACTCATCCTGGAACTGGCCACCGGCGAGGAGGCCGCGGTGCGGGAGGTCGTCACCGAGGCGATGGGCCATGCCATGGACCTGTCGGTGCCGCTGACGGTCTCCATCGGGGTGGGACGCTCCTGGTTCGCGGCAGCTCATTAA
- the cobF gene encoding precorrin-6A synthase (deacetylating), protein MTSELKLIGIGAGNPEWVTVAAARAIGELDVLFVVIKEKDLDEFVEVRRQIVSEHRSTPLRTVELHDPPRPWRSTPDYPAAVRTWRAQRLQQWSDAVASELGEGQVGGFLVWGDPSLYESTLAIVKELVAVCSRDIRIQVIPGISSVLALAAAHQIPLNRQGRAFVIEPARLLASGMPDGTDDVVAMLDGHQTFAHIDPTGLDIYWGAYLGTGDEILISGDLESVREEILRVRAEAAHRKGWIFDTYLLRRR, encoded by the coding sequence ATGACCAGCGAGTTGAAGCTCATCGGCATCGGTGCCGGGAATCCCGAGTGGGTGACCGTCGCGGCGGCGCGGGCCATCGGCGAACTGGACGTGCTCTTCGTGGTGATCAAGGAGAAGGACCTCGACGAATTCGTCGAGGTGCGCCGTCAGATCGTCTCCGAGCACCGCTCCACGCCGCTGCGCACCGTGGAGCTCCACGACCCGCCCAGGCCGTGGCGCAGCACCCCCGACTACCCCGCGGCGGTGCGCACCTGGCGGGCCCAGCGCCTCCAGCAGTGGTCGGACGCCGTGGCCTCCGAACTCGGCGAGGGCCAGGTCGGCGGATTCCTGGTCTGGGGGGACCCCTCCCTGTACGAGAGCACCCTGGCCATCGTCAAGGAGCTGGTGGCCGTCTGCTCCCGCGACATCAGGATCCAGGTGATCCCGGGGATCAGCAGCGTGCTGGCACTGGCCGCCGCCCATCAGATTCCCCTCAACAGGCAGGGGCGCGCCTTCGTCATCGAACCCGCCCGCCTCCTGGCCTCCGGGATGCCGGATGGCACCGACGACGTCGTGGCGATGCTCGACGGGCACCAGACCTTCGCCCACATCGACCCCACCGGGCTGGACATCTACTGGGGGGCCTACCTGGGCACGGGTGACGAGATCCTCATCAGCGGTGATCTGGAGAGCGTGCGCGAGGAGATCCTGCGCGTGCGGGCCGAGGCCGCCCACCGCAAGGGCTGGATCTTCGACACCTACCTGCTGAGGCGGCGCTGA
- a CDS encoding polyphenol oxidase family protein, with protein MLRMRIDPGANHGVGVAFTDRRGGDSPGALGGFNLGRVDADDPARLVAHLGSLREALGVQAIALVHQVHGTRVVRFGPREARLIRDDDVLREAVGSPDPLPSADAMVTSVPGVALGIRVADCLPVMLADPAAGVVGAAHAGRAGLLGGVLGRTVEEMRGAGAGQILGWIGPHICGRCYEVPTEMAEQVWQDHPATRSTTSWGTPALDLAAEALAQLEGLGVDAVGLDPCTLENEDLFSHRRDPGSGRMAGLVWIAGEQPRR; from the coding sequence ATGCTGAGAATGCGGATCGACCCCGGCGCCAATCACGGCGTCGGGGTCGCCTTCACCGATCGCCGGGGAGGGGACTCCCCGGGCGCCCTCGGCGGATTCAACCTGGGTCGTGTCGACGCCGACGATCCCGCCCGGCTGGTGGCCCATCTGGGTTCCCTGAGAGAGGCCCTGGGAGTACAGGCGATAGCCCTGGTGCATCAGGTCCACGGCACCCGGGTGGTGCGCTTCGGGCCCCGGGAGGCCCGGCTCATCCGCGACGACGACGTCCTCCGGGAGGCCGTCGGCAGCCCGGACCCACTGCCCTCCGCGGACGCCATGGTGACCTCCGTGCCCGGGGTCGCGCTGGGGATCCGGGTGGCCGACTGCCTGCCCGTGATGCTCGCCGATCCGGCCGCCGGAGTGGTCGGTGCGGCGCACGCGGGCCGGGCCGGCCTGCTCGGCGGGGTGCTCGGCCGGACCGTCGAGGAGATGCGCGGGGCCGGTGCCGGGCAGATCCTGGGCTGGATCGGCCCGCACATCTGCGGGCGCTGCTACGAGGTGCCGACCGAGATGGCCGAGCAGGTGTGGCAGGACCATCCGGCGACCCGGTCGACCACCTCCTGGGGGACGCCGGCTCTCGACCTGGCCGCCGAGGCGCTGGCTCAGCTGGAGGGACTCGGCGTCGACGCCGTCGGGCTTGATCCCTGCACTCTGGAGAACGAGGACCTCTTCTCCCACCGCCGGGATCCCGGCTCGGGCAGGATGGCCGGCCTGGTGTGGATCGCGGGGGAACAGCCGCGACGGTAG
- a CDS encoding TraR/DksA family transcriptional regulator translates to MSQQDAESRVADLAAALPVREGDEPWTAEEVTEVVTTLRADVERMGANLAKAQTNLADLMTEGSDGAGKDPADVGSSQFERDQEISLTRNAQLVYDQSRLALKLIEEGTYGTCENCGRPIGKARLQAFPRATMCVACKQREERR, encoded by the coding sequence ATGTCGCAGCAGGATGCCGAGTCCCGGGTCGCTGATCTGGCGGCCGCACTTCCCGTCCGCGAGGGCGATGAGCCCTGGACGGCCGAGGAGGTCACAGAGGTCGTCACCACCCTGCGTGCCGACGTCGAACGGATGGGGGCCAACCTGGCCAAGGCGCAGACGAATCTGGCCGACCTCATGACCGAGGGATCCGACGGCGCCGGCAAGGACCCCGCCGACGTCGGCTCCTCGCAGTTCGAGCGGGACCAGGAGATCTCCCTGACCCGCAACGCCCAGCTGGTCTACGACCAGTCGAGGCTGGCGCTGAAACTGATCGAGGAGGGCACCTACGGCACCTGCGAGAACTGCGGCAGGCCGATCGGCAAGGCGCGCCTCCAGGCCTTCCCCCGAGCCACCATGTGCGTCGCCTGCAAGCAGCGCGAAGAGCGCCGGTGA